Below is a window of Mustela lutreola isolate mMusLut2 chromosome 18, mMusLut2.pri, whole genome shotgun sequence DNA.
ttaaatcataaaataacagAAGGAATGGGATCCTGTAAGGAACAAGCCAGAACATGTGAAATTGATTGAGTGGAGAAGTTAGGGTACCATTATTTGAGGTTAGATCACCCTACAGCTGTTAAACATTTAATGGAGCTCTCACCTATCATACTTCTGGTCACAGATAGGACAGAGtatagaattaaaagaaaaggcAGGCATTTGTaacaaggtggatggaactagagggtattatgcttagcgaaataactcaatcggagaaagacaactatcgtatgatctccctgatatgaggaagttgatatgggggtttgggggtaggaaaagaataaatgaaagaagatggtatcgggagggagacaaaccataagagactcttaatctcacaaaacaaactgaaggttgctggggggagggggtagggagagggtggttggattatggacattggggagggtatgtgctatggtgagtgctgtgaagtgtgtaaacctggcgattcacagacctgtacccctggggataaaaaaacattatatgtttataaaaaaatttttaaattaattttttaaaatggctggAGTGATTTAGGATGCCTTTGAGGATGGTCTACTTTTGTAGCTTTCACAAAATCTTACAATAGAAATATGAGCTTAGACTGAAGACGACCATTTGAGAGCAGAGAGGAAGCCTGGGGACTTGGAGGAGATAAAACTGGAGTGATAAAACTGGAGTGGCAAGCCTGAACTGTCACACTTTTCCTGAATACTTCCCATTAATATTCTTTAGCTGAGAAAAGAGAATACATTGTAGGGAAATGCTGAATCATGGCTGGTACATTGCTCACTTAAgactattattttgaacaaatttaaGGCAGATGCCATTGATTCAAGATCAAGAGAATAGACAAGGCCCAGAGAATCATAGGTATGGAGGATGGATTCTCAGACTCaaagattatacacacacatggcCTGGCTATGGTCATTAGCTCATAAAATGGATAAGAAACAAATCCAATCTATGCCTATGACATTTTTAATGGAGAAACACCAATTTCTTTGGTAATCTCCACACCACTAAATCTCTGTTTAGGATGTTGGATCATGACACGCTATATCTGAATCTAATAAGACCGCACAACAGCCAGAGACACTAGAGCTGGAGTTGGACATATCAACTGGCAAAGACCTTGGGTTGTTTTCCTTTAAGAAGGCAGTAATTGTAATTCACACATGAATGATTATCTGTGgaaatgtagaaagaaaaatgtgtttagaTGTTGAATGTCCAAAGAGATAGTCTGTCTGTAGCACAAATAGTTATATACTTACCCTACAGCtatttttaccattttgtttttgttgaggtAGACACACTTAGGCAAAATCATGAACCAAGCAGGAAATGAGCCTAGTCTTAGGAACAATCTAAGTATATCATGGTAGGCCTCTTCCATGAACTAATGATGGATTTATAAAAAGACATGACATATAATTCTGGCCagtgaggaaagaggaaaagtcttGTGGGGAGACCATTTGTCCTGAGAAAGAGACGAAAAAGAAATAGTGCTTCTTCCATTGGATGTTGTTGTTTATGGGCATGTTACCTGAAACTGCAGTTATCTCGTAGCCAAAACAGATGGAAGGCAGAATCATACAGAAATTGGACCCAGAAATACTGATCATGTCATGAACAGTGCCATACTTCCTTGAACAGATTTTTTGTTAAGGGAGACAACAAAGATCTTTAACATTTAAACCAGATGGTTTGGAGCTTTCTATATTTGCATCCCAAGTCATTCTAATGATACAGTTCACAAACCTAATGTATCATCAAAATCAGAAGGGACTTACTTCACACTGAATATATACCAACAGATCGTTATACAACTTCCCACCCCGCTTGATCCTCCTCTCAAGATGAGAAATAGctgattataaatttttatgaaaaatacaaagagCTGAGAATAACCAAGACACTCTTGAGGATGAACAAAGTTAGAGGACTTATACAGCCTTACCTCAAGTCTTATTTTGATCATCGTGGCCTTGGTACATGGAAAGGTGAATAAACCAATGGAATGAAACAAAGAGTCTATAAAGGACACAGACATAGAGAATCTTTTGATTTATGACCAGTTACTATACACTGCAGTACGGTAAGATGGTCTTTTGAACAAATGGCATATGGATATCCATGTACCATTTGGATACCTGGATCCATATAGaaaaatcagatggtatttggatactgtacagaaaaaaattagttttccctcttttctcatacatacataaaaatcaattccaTGGGCCCCAGAGATTTAAATATGAGAGAGCAATAAAGCTTTCAGAAGGTAACATAGGAGACTATCTTCATCATCTTGGGgtaccaaatatttttttaaatggtacacCAAAACCATAGAGGGAAAGAttaacaaatgggactacattaaaattaagatctAAAAGACagcattaagagaaggaaaagtcAAGCTACAAATGGACAGATGGGTATCTGACAAAGATATATAAAGACATCAGACGTAAGATACATAtctataaaagaatatataaggaactccaaCAAAGCAATAAGCACAGACAACTcaataagaaaatacatgagGGATATGAAAATAGACAGCTCCCAGAGGAGATACTCAAATAGCTAATAAACACGTGGCAAGATGCTCAACATTGGTCTTTGTgaaggaaattcaaataaaaacaacaagatgaggggcacttgggtggctcagtgcgttaaagcctctgccttcagctcaggtcatgattccagggtcctgggattgagccccacattgggctctctgctcagcggggagcctgcttccttctctctctgcctgcctctctgcctacttgggatctctgtctgtcaaataaataaatcttaaaccaAAGAACAACAATAAGGTGATCTGGCTACCATGACTCagaaggactaaaaaaaaaagtacttgcaACAAAGTATTAGTTTACAATAGGAGCAACTGAAACTCAAGGGGATGGGACTATGAATTTGGAAAACTCTTCAGGCCTTTCTACTGAAACTGGACACCGTCATACCTTCTGACCAGTGGTTTGCTGACAAATGTTTTACCCTCCACAGGTATATTTCCAACATCAATGTTGATTGACATTTTTGTTTATGTTAACAAGATAACAGCGAAACCAAAAGGACCAATTTGGGAACTTCACTTACTTGTCAATTACATGAGTAATTCTCTGCTAAATTGAGAGAACAGTTTTCAAATATTCCAAAATGTTTTCTCAATGTTTTTGTTATTGACAATGTAATGGCTAGAGATAGGATAAACATGTATGATTAATCTGCATTTCTTCATAGCTTTCCCATCTTTGTTAAGTCTGATAATCAACAAAATGCCAAGTCAAATCCTGGTTTTTGATGATCACCAATTTCCATAGCGTATTTATTGCTACCAAAGCCATTGTACTGTGACCAGCAGAATGTTCTTGAATgcagagttgggaagagatgcaTAGTAGCACCTTATTATATTCTGTCTCTACCATAAAGATATAATAAACACAAATAGCCTCAGGGTAATAGCAAACTGCAGTAAAAATTAGGGaatgaagggggcacctgggtggctcagtgggttaaagcctctgctttcggctcaggtcatgatctcagggtcctgggatcgagccccgcatcgggctctctgctccgcgggaagcctgcttcctcctctctctgcctgcctctctgcttacctgtgatttctctctgtcaaatgaataaataaaatctttttttttttttttttttcacaccagAAACtgctttttatacattttgtacAAGGACCACTTCGGAAACAAATTTCCAGTCGATTTTAGTAAACAGCAGGTACCACCACACACACGACACCAGTTCAGGACGAGAATTTTCTAATAAACCTTTTCTAACATTAAAACTGCTTCCTTTCATATCTTCCAAAGTTCTACCCTGAATAGAGGAAGAGAAGCTGGATGGGCCCGAAGTTCCTGGGGGAAATCCAGATTGATACATTCCCAGTGTATGAGGAGCTGGGACAGGAAAAGCAAGTTCTAGGGCCCAAAGAAAGGACTAACGAGCATAAATATGCTGCTCCCCCCTTACAAGGCCTGCACGCCCTTAAAAAGGAACTACTTCACCCACAAGGGATTTTCGCTGACAGTGACCCCGGCTCCCACGGTTTCTTGCAGCAGagcgccgccccctccccctaccACCAGCGGTAGTGAGCCAGGGCACGGTTGGCCTCGGCCATCTTGTGCATGTCATGCTTCTTCTTGATCACAGGGCCCTGGTTGTGAAAAGCCTCCAGCAGTTCATGTGACAACTTCTCCGGCATCAGCGTCCGCCGGTGCTTCTTCTCCCTACACTCAGTGAGCATCCACTTCATGGCCAAGAAGCGACGCCGCCGGGCGGGAAGTGGCACAGGGACCTGGTAGAAATGGCCCCCTCTGAGGATGGGCACCAGCCCTATCACAGGCTCACAGTTTTTCAGAGCTTGGTGGAAGATGGTGTAGGGGTTGCGTTCGATGGTTGCCTGTTCCTCAGCAGAAGCAGCATGGTACTTCTCAAACTGCTTCCTTTTCACAGCTTCCAGAGTCTGTGTCATGAGGGATCTGGCCAGTACTTTGTTTCCTCCTTTCATCATCATGTTGATGAATTTACTGATCACGGGGTCTTCAAACACAGAGCTTGTTTTCGCTGCTGGGGCAGCTTTGATAAGCTGAGTCTTCCTGAGTTCCTGTTCACACTTCTCCTCCTCAGTCAGCTCCGCCAAGGGCTTGCGGTAATACTCCTTGTCAGTCTGTGGATCCCTGTATTCAGGACTATAGCGGCTCCACCTCACCTGGGTTAGCCCTGGAAGCCGCGGGACAGCAGTCCGCAGGGTCAGCGCCAGGACCGACCACCCTCGCGCAACCTTCCCCGCGGGGGCAGCCATCTTGGCTGGCCACGAGGACCCCACGAAGGCTGCCTTCTGCGTGCCTGAGCGAGTGACGGGAGACGGCGGAAAGGCTACGCAGAGTCCTAAATCTGTGCGACACTGCATTCATCCCGGCGTTGAGAGTCTCTCACTCCGAGGTCGAAAGGCAAGAGCCAAAAAGAAACATTCGGCGTCTCATTATCTGCCGCAGTCCGAAGCGACCCTAGGAGGGCCGGCTCCCTcctctcagaataaataaaatcttttaaaaaaaaaaaaattagggaatgAAGGATTTTGAGTATCTATtagtattgctttttaaattacttatttaattgTAAGTTTATATAACTTAACTTTTAATAATGGCTCTGTTTAACAACTGGATTGCAAATTTCTTCAGGAGTTAACGGAGTTATAAGTTAACTTATAAGTTGGTCCAAGCCTGTTCCAGCACACCACTGtttatgacccagaaattacaTTTCTTCATATATACTGACAGAAATATGTACATGTGTTCTTTGAAGCACACACACCACAATTCTTACTGCAGCAGTATTCTTCATAGTCAAATATCAGAGACAACCCAAAGGTCTGTCCAAGATAGACCAGAAAATAAATTGTTGCATTTTCATCCCACAAGGTATAAGTCAGTAGTAAAAACTGACCAAATTACAACTGCTTCACCAGCCTCAACAAACAAAACGCTGAGTCAGGTACAAAAGAATATATGCTGTCTGATTCCGTTTGCATAGGTTTGGAAAAGAGGCCAAAATAACCTGTGGTAATAGAAGTCAGAAGAATGGCTGCTTTCTGCGGTGGCATATGGTAGGGAGTGACTAGCCTGTGGCCTTAGAGAGGCTTCTGGAGCGCTGGCGAAATTTGATTTTTCCCCCCCTATGTGTGGCCCCACATGTGGGTTTAGCACATCCAATCTCACCGAGCCGTACCCTTTGGGCCCGTGTGCACGCATGTGACACTTCATAAGAAAGTTTACATCGAAAAAAAGTCATTCGGGATGTGACTTTTCTCATTGCCCACACCCTCCAAGAGAGAATGGTATGTGACATCCCCTCCTTCAAAGGAAATGAACTGATTTTCAGACAagttcttagaaaaaataaagatgaggaGCTGCTTGTTGTTAAGTCTCTGGGTGAAAGGGAAACACCCTGGCCCCTATCTCGGAACATTTTAcccagaaagtaaaaaaaaaaaaaaaaggcattgtcaactcagaaaaaaatatatgataattaagatcagattaaattaaaatttagagaaggtgatagaatgtttttaaattgacATTCTCAGGGATATAAGAGAATATGGGAAACCCTGTGGGATCATCACATCCTGAACGAGGGTAGATGGCGTCCACAAATGCAGGAGAACGTTGCCCTCTCCTTATAGTGAACGCTCTGATTGAAATCTTTCAGAAATGGGGATTCTGCCTCCCAGCTTTGTCTTACTTTGAATGCTCTATCATGAGAGCTTCCTGCCCTGTCTGAAGTTttcttgaatataaaaataattctctgtAGTATTTCGGCTCTATTTACTCACAGTGCTGAGAACAAAGGCGCACTATACAAAATCGTTAAAATGATGCAGGATTTCTGAAATGTTAAAGAAATCGATCAGCCAACTACATTTTAAACAGTGGGATATTGAGGAACTTCTAGAAGGTCATCGTTTAAAGGCATTTAAGGCAAGTAATGGGTTTAAgtagaaagagaacaaagcattTGGAAGACTCCCTTGTTTTGCCAATGTTCATGAAAAGAGAGCGTAAGATCAATATTCACCCtttcatgtacttttttctcAACATTTTGCCTACCAAGAATTGCTTATTAAAATCTCAATCTCCTCCTATTCCCACATTTTATAAGATTCTATATATCAAAAAAGTatacattataaataattcatttccatttatttaaaaagatatgtgaTTGCCAAAGAGAACATCTACCCGCATGAGAGAACCAGTACaatcaaaattacaaaataaattcattctgaagggaaaagaagaacaTTTTAGTTACACTGCACTAACTCAAAAAAATTGGACTTTCTGGACTTTTGCAAAATTGAAACTAGCATCCAAATTTCTATTACTACCCCCCAGGGTCTCTAGAGACTTGGGACACCAATGGATGAACCACAGCCCTGTTTTCAGTATTGTTGCATCAAAGACTTTAAGAAGAGTGGTTTATATATAATGGATGCAGAGCAATTCTGGCTATACTGTTAATATCGagtctttaaaaagtcttccactggcatttttcagtCTGTTACCTGGAGTTAAAACACAGAGAATTGTTAGTAAAGCAAGACGGATATTTTTCAATGACTCAATGCTTCGTATTCAATTTATGAACTCGTTTCACTGATAAGGTTTCTCCTCACCACCTAAAATCACTTAGTGCAAGGAACAGATTAAAGAAATTCTTATTCTTGCAGGGAGAGAGCTGAATGGGGCAGAGGTACTGTCTTAATCAAGGAATGAGATGATATGCCAAATTTCAATTACCCACGTTAactatgttttctttgaaaacaatagCAATACATCTATTATCGTGGAGAGGCTACAGAGAAGCTCTGTCCACCATGACATCAAGCTGCCCAACAGATAATTAAGGGTTCTTTCGGGTAGTGATGGGTTGAATTAGATGCTCCCAAAAGACATGTTTAAGCCCTAAGCCCCCCAAAAGGGGGAaacaccatgtgaagacagaggcagaggttggAGGGAAGCGGTCACAAGCTAGAACTTCAAGGATCAACAGCCACCAGGAGAAGACAAGAAGGGGCAAGCAGAGATTCTATCCAGACTCCTAGGGGCTGCATGGTtctgctgataccttgatttcagacttccagcctccagaagtggAAGCAAGTACATTTCTGTTGTTGCAAACCATCCAGTTTGTAGTCCTTTGTGACAAAAATCCTAAAAGGCAAACACAAGTGTGAACACTTAAATTTCAATTCAAGACCAGAACCATGGGGACGCATTATTCCCCTGTCATGAAATTCTGGCTCCTATCAATGAGCTGGTTTATTTGCGCAAGCATTGACATAcggaaatagaaagaaagaaaaggtctttTATGCAGAACCACTTCTCTATGGTAGCTAAAACGTTCCAGTCCCCAGTATCTAAAACCCTCTTCCTGGGAGATCAGACCTCAGTGTGACTTCGGGTCCCTTGAAGACACACCATTTTTAATCCACAGCTGATCTAACACTTCGCACAAAATATTCCTAACTGGTGTTGGAGACTCAAGAGAGAGGTCAGTGTCAATCTAAAAATGACAATGTTACTGGAATTAAAGCTTACTGAACAACATCCAGACAGggagcaaagtaaaaaaaaaaacaaaaaacacgacGAGGAAGAACAATCACCTTGTTCCACGAATgctaaaatacaaaacacataGTTTGCTCTAAGAGATAGTCTACAAATACTCCCCACTGAAACCTGCTGCGTGTTTCCACATCACGCTTTGCAGAAAACCAGCCCATGAACTATTCCTCGTAAAGGTGGTTTGCTTGTTGGACACATTTCATTTGAGAGATAGCATCTTCTTTCTCTGGGAGAGCCTCTATGGGCATTTGCCTATTAAATCCTCTCAGACTGTAGTTAAAAACATAGACATACATTTTTTGGTAATATTGTGTGTCCCCCAATTCTTCCACTGTAGCCCTCTTTTTTAATGACAGCCATTAATATCTAGGAATGTATTTTGAGAAGCAATGGGCTGTTGGATTCCTACATCCCACTGAGCACACTGAAGTTGCCTAAAGCAAGAGAAAACTGAGCAATTTACTCGTGACGTGTATCTAGCTGACTTTCTAGAAGCATGCGTGAAGAGATTTATTGACTTAGCGAGGATGAGGTGTGGGTCCAGGGCCATGAGGCCTTGTGAAATTTagggggtgggcgtgggggggGGACAGAATCCTTTaaggaaaagaacacaaaatgaCCACAGAACACAACGCCATTTCTTTCCTATTCCTTGGAATAGTCCCAGGCAAGTGAGGGTTTCTGAACCTCATGCTTCATTAGGTTTGTGGAAAATCCACTTCTGCTTCAGACATGGTTGGCTGTGTGAGAGAAAGTCAAAACTCAAATGAGCGGTGGCAGAAACAAGAGGGGAATGTGTTTCTCTCTCAGATGTGAGTCCAGAGATAGATACCTCAGGGGTGGTGTCCTGGCTGCGTTGTGTGAGGCTCCTTCTATTCAGAGTTACTCTGTCATTCCTAGAAGCTTGCCTTTGGCGCCAAGCCCCAGGTGCAGACAGCAGAACTGAGAAAGAGCTGGAAGAATGAGCTTGCCCTGGGCTTTAGGGACAGGCTCTGTGAGGTGCGTCTAGAGCTCCTTCTTGTATCCCGTTGGCCAGAGTTTTGTCACGTGGCCTCCTTAGCTGCTTCCTGCCTTAGAAAGGAAGTCTGTACTCCAGGCGGTCAGGTAGCTCAGGGAAATGTCAAGGGTTTTATTattccagaagaaaaggaaactcagtACGAAGACAGCTGGCATTTTCTGCCTTCTATCTCTCAGTCTCTGGCTCTCTTCttgacacactctctctctctcccactctgtgtgtctcattcactttttttttcccggattttttgaggtaaaatttatctttttaatttttaaagcaaactcAGAGCTTTAATATCTTGTGCACTGAGGCCCTGGTGTTCCTAAACCATCAAAATAGACTTATACGATCTGTGTTATTTTTTAGAAAACCAAAGGATGaagtaaatggaaataaagtaaaatgggaaaaattcatgggtgcctgggtggctcagtctgttaagcatcagccttccgctcaggtcatgatcccagggtcctgggattgagtcctctgtcaggctccctggtctgcaaagagcctgcttctctctcttcctctgcgcctcctcctgcttgtgttatctctggctctctctctctctcgctgtcaaataagtaaataaataaaatatgaaaaaaaaaaacattcatagATCACAGGGGTTCCCACATTCTCTGTAAGCAGAGGCTACATTTTATCTCCCTGTGAAGCCCCACAAGACCTGACTGAGCTTGAGGTGAGAGGCTGTGACAGCCATTGCCAACCGcaggcctgccctgcccccacccttggAATCCAGGAGAACTTGGGGGCCAGAGGGAAGGGCACTGTCTCCAGTTGGCTTAAAGAACCtcaaagcttttattttgttcaggATGGAAGCAGGAAGGTACTTCACTTCACAGGAGGAAGGTTTAAGCAAGAAAATCTGTCCTTGAATTGCTTGGAAGAGAGAAGCAAAGCAGAGAAGAGTCTGAGAAATTTGACCAGGCCGAATTCTGACGGTCTGAGCTGTATCATTCCTATTAACAGCAGGGTCTTTCTGCTCCAAGACTGCTGGCACTTCGGCCCGCAGGGAGGGATTCCGGGAATCGGCTGTGGGCTTTTGGCAGGCTTGCCCAGGGCCAACTGTGCACCCCTTCAGCCTGCAGGGGTCAGAGTCCCCCTTTTAGAAGTGCATTTTGTAACAAAAGGGCCCTGTCTGTTACCTCTGGCTTTGGAGCAGATCTCTGCCTTTCAAGATGGTGTAGAGTTGATGTCATGAAAACTTCCTATactcacaggtttttttttttttttaaattttatttttttccaaaccgAGCTTAAGAGGCATGTAGTCCAAACTAAGACACACTTACAAAAGGGGTCTGTCTGTTCCACAGAGGTGTTCACGCACCTTTCCAAGCCCGGATGTGGCAGGAACCAGCCCTGGAAAAGCAGAAAGGCTCAGGATACGGCCTCAATTATGAGTACCTCAATTGAGTACCCTCAATTATGTAAGATATTTCAACAAACtctatttggtttttttaagtcTATAAACTATCTTGATAAGAAGAGTGTTCTCTAATAGAAAAATCATGTTAAgatctaaagaaaataattcttaacCAGATAGAGGGAAAAGTTTTGGCAAGGTCGGAACTGCTGGCAATGGTTAAGCAAGAGTTAGGATAAATGATTCGTAGGTTATaacattttattcaaataaagccccatttttagaaatgcatttgagatatatatatagatagatagatagagatcgATATCTCTCTATATAAAGTTAGGTCATCTAAAATTTTGAGTAAATTAATACATGTAGTCTATGCTATTGATTAGCTAATTTACATGGTGCCCTTTTTGGGAGTAGGCATGAGAGAATTGGTGTGACATGAACTGCTACAGAGAGTCAAGTCTGTTTTGGCACATGTAAGTTCACTACATTGATCAGCCGTAGGTGATTTGTCTGCACTGTCCAAGGCGCTTGTGTGGGAATGGAAGGGATACAAGAATGGGCAGGTTTTGTTGCTGCCGCAGCAAGTGAATTATCCAGGGGGAGGACATAACTCAGGTCCACAAATAAATAGAGCTCACCGTATTTTGGAATCAATGCTAAAACACGTGTATCAGCAGTTATAAGAGGCAGTCTTCTTGGTGACTGTTTTCCAATGTGCTAAGCACTATATCATTTACTTGACGCAGATTACCATGACATGATGCCTGCGTGATAGGTGAGGAAACCAAGTCAGAGAAAACGCTAGATAACTTGCTGAAGATCAAGGCCCAAAGGCTGGGGAGCCAGGTTCTCAGAGGCAGAGTGCTAGTTCTTGTCTTTTGCGCTTCACACTCTTGGATCGGCTTTGGGCACACCAGTGAAGGCTTAACTCCTTCTGGTTGGGGCTCTCGCCGATGGTCAGATGGAGGGGCCCTCTGAGCTGAGTCCCGAAGGATGCAGAAGTCTGTGGCAGAGCAGTAGGAGGAGACGAAGTGAGCAAAGGCGTGGAGACGGAAAAGTAAAGAGGACGCTTAAGGAACTTAAAAGAAGTCTAATTTGGTGGCATCTTGGTGAGTAATGGGAGGGAAAAGGTGACTGGGTAGGAGTCCAGCAGAGTCCGGGGGTAGCAGTTCATGTATTGAATTAGACCCCAGGCAGAATCTCCGCTCTCTGGCCTGATTTCCTCTGAAGACTAGGGATTGATTGAACAGACTCTTCAATTCACTTTCCAATTCTGCGTCTGTGTTTCGCTGTCTGGGAAACCTGCATTCCCCTCTTGCTACTTCCTGTGTCTGCCCACAAGGGAAGCAAACATCTTCTGCCTACCCCTCATCCCAGCTCCTGTCCAAACCACAGCACCAGGCTTCCTGTCTGGGGAGCACATGAGACTCCCACTGGGCCACTTCTTACCTGTGGCCAGGATGCCTTTGTGGTAAAGGACAAACTCACCTGAGTTGCTCGGCTGCTGATTCCTGTGTCCAATGGTAGGCTCCGTGCTTCTGGCTAAGGACCCTGATGAGCCCCACTATCTTGCAGTAAGACCTTCTTTTATCTTCACTGATGTGTTTTGGGAAGTTAAGTAGATTTCCTGATACCCCTAGACTCAGGgacagggaaagaaggagaggttTCCTTAGACTTCCTTGCTTAAACCTTATTCTACAAA
It encodes the following:
- the LOC131820561 gene encoding small ribosomal subunit protein uS7m translates to MQCRTDLGLCVAFPPSPVTRSGTQKAAFVGSSWPAKMAAPAGKVARGWSVLALTLRTAVPRLPGLTQVRWSRYSPEYRDPQTDKEYYRKPLAELTEEEKCEQELRKTQLIKAAPAAKTSSVFEDPVISKFINMMMKGGNKVLARSLMTQTLEAVKRKQFEKYHAASAEEQATIERNPYTIFHQALKNCEPVIGLVPILRGGHFYQVPVPLPARRRRFLAMKWMLTECREKKHRRTLMPEKLSHELLEAFHNQGPVIKKKHDMHKMAEANRALAHYRWW